In a single window of the Rhizoctonia solani chromosome 16, complete sequence genome:
- a CDS encoding prenylcysteine lyase, with amino-acid sequence MFKSIPLIALVMSSLSVIGAPAPVVNDVVPVAYNINATTLDKRVTHAGRATWFHAGLGNCGYWDNDDTPIVAVSTAMYKQGGNCNQWVELVNTENGKKVYAKMRDSCPPCGYNDVDLSPNAFEALAPLSQGVLPVSWHSTTNMRAVLKAVLATSVCVYGAQASSQHNLHSGQHPLTGQQKFGTDEFKVAIIGAGAAGSSAAFWLSRAKSRLGENITITIYEKSDYIGGRSTTVRPYDDETIPTVELGGSIYVDANKNIVRAVKEFNLSVIKYGDENEETGIWNGNEFVLTLSGGGWRSWWTTAKLFWRYGYSPLKVRTLVKDMVDTYLKLYQPRHPYPSITAIASSLNFTHITAVPTSKYLTENGVSPLFTHELIEAATRVNYGQNVDDIHALEGMVSMAANGAHSVAGGNWQVFERWAKESGSKIHLKTTVQHLRQGSSGKWHLAVEGADEKTYDAVVLAAPYKSTGIKIEAADLNLEKAFPPVDYVHLHVTLLATTAEHPQGSYFFPSAPETPIPQTILTTSSGSTEPEFNSLTYHERIQRAGQPPEYIVKIFSKERVADEWLEKLFGAGTVGWTRRKEWDAYPRLPPTTTFPSVKPTDGLYYVNAFEPFISTMETETIASLNAVDLLLHDRYGRGVCGYKSDEYPNEVKPADFAYGWDC; translated from the exons ATGTTTAAAAGCATTCCTCTTATTGCATTAGTCATGTCAAGTCTATCTGTGATTGGTGCTCCCGCTCCAGTCGTGAATGATGTGGTGCCAGTTGCATACAACATCAATGCTACTACTCTCGACAAACGTGTGACTCATGCTGGTCGG GCTACTTGGTTCCATGCTGGCTTGGGTAATTGTGGGTACTGGGACAATGATGATACACCTATTGTCGCGGTGTCAACCGCCATGTACAAACAAGGGGGTAATTGCAACCAG TGGGTTGAGCTAGTTAACACTGAAAACGGGAAAAAGGTATATGCAAAAATGAGGGATAGTTGTCCTCCGTGCGGCTATAATGATGTTG ATCTTTCTCCAAATGCTTTCGAAGCACTTGCCCCTCTGTCTCAAGGTGTTCTCCCAGTATCATGGCAT TCTACCACCAACATGCGAGCGGTACTCAAGGCAGTACTCGCAACTTCCGTTTGCGTATACGGCGCCCAAGCGTCGTCGCAGCACAACTTACACTCTGGTCAACATCCGCTGACAGGCCAGCAAAAGTTCGGCACTGATGAGTTCAAGGTGGCCATCATTGGAGCTG GCGCCGCTGGGTCTTCCGCTGCATTCTGGCTATCACGAGCAAAGTCAAGATTGGGCGAGAATATAACGATAACGATATATGAAAAGAGCGATTATATTGGTGGTC GCAGCACAACGGTTCGACCGTACGATGACGAGACCATTCCAACTGTGGAACTCGGTGGTTCGATTTACGTTGACGCCAATAAAAACATTGTTCGTGCTGTAAAGGAGTTTAACCTTTCTGTGATCAAGTATGGCGATGAAAACGAAGAAACTGGTATTTGGAACGGCAATGAATTCGTCCTCACA TTGAGTGGCGGGGGATGGAGAAGCTGGTGGACAACTGCCAAACTTTTCTGGAGATATGGCTATTCCCCGCTCAAAGTTCGAACGCT AGTAAAAGATATGGTTGACACATACCTTAAACTATATCAGCCGCGGCACCCATATCCGTCCATCACTGCAATTGCTTCGTCGCTCAACTTCACTCACATCACTGCCGTACCCACTTCAAAATACTTGACTGAGAATGGTGTTAGCCCACTCTTTACCCACGAACTCATAGAAGCTGCAACGCGCGTTAACTATGGCCAAAACGTTGACGATATTCATGCACTTGAGGGCATGGTGAGCATGGCTGCAAACGGAGCTCACAGTGTCGCTGGTGGAAATTGGCAGGTGTTCGAAAGATGGGCCAAGGAGAGCGGCTCCAAAATACACCTAAAAACAACTGTCCAGCACCTACGTCAGGGCAGCAGTGGCAAATGGCATCTTGCTGTTGAAGGCGCTGATGAGAAGACATATGATGCTGTTGTTCTCGCTGCACCATACAAAAGTACTGGTATTAAGATTGAGGCCGCGGACCTCAATCTCGAGAAAGCGTTCCCACCTGTGGATTATGTGCATCTTCACGTCACCTTGCTTGCCACAACCGCAGAACATCCACAGGGGTCATACTTTTTCCCCTCTGCTCCAGAAACGCCTATTCCTCAAACGATTCTTACCACTTCCTCGGGATCAACCGAGCCAGAATTCAACAGTCTAACCTATCACGAGCGGATTCAACGCGCGGGTCAACCTCCCGAGTACATCGTTAAGATCTTCTCCAAAGAACGTGTGGCCGATGAGTGGCTTGAAAAGCTCTTCGGTGCGGGTACGGTTGGTTGGACTCGCAGGAAGGAGTGGGACGCATATCCTCGATTACCACCGACAACTACGTTCCCTTCTGTTAAGCCCACTGACGGTCTTTATTACGTCAATGCCTTCGAGCC CTTCATTTCGACCATGGAGACAGAGACGATTGCGTCTCTAAATGCTGTTGACTTACTTTTGCATGATCGCTATGGACGCGGAGTCTGCGGGTACAAGTCAGATGAGTATCCAAACGAAGTCAAGCCCGCTGACTTCGCCTATGGTTGGGATTGCTGA